Proteins co-encoded in one Mycobacteriales bacterium genomic window:
- a CDS encoding SAM-dependent methyltransferase, with the protein MIGYDGGPLPSAAQQRLDGAALVVGGRRHLQEVRLPEGVPTVVLRDDPVGALQAAAAEPGDVVVLASGDPGFFGVVRAVRRAVQARAVEARAVEALAVEVAPVEARAVEARAVEALPVEVAPVEVLPALSSVAVAFGRAGVEWDDAVVVSAHGRDPREALAVARSQPKVAVLTDRSCGPAQVGAALAGRTDRVLVVGERLGLPGERVVRLTPEQAAAMAWEDPNIVLVLPAEDLGPGSRVTVAGHRGPQGWALPVEAFAHRNSMISKPEVRALALARLGPRLGDVVWDVGAGSGAVGIECARFGADVHAVEPQAEDAQRVRDNAAAHGVHVHVVHGAAPQALDRLPDPDAVLVGGGGPAVVAACAARRPARLVVLLATLELVAPSVAALEAYDVDTVLLQTCRLTPLAVGSRLAPANPVFVLSGVRRSGSHDVHLDVQTARSPLESPLGPEVHVLAPTTPRQEAPSREPRQEAPSREARQEAPRQEAPRQGTP; encoded by the coding sequence GTGATCGGGTACGACGGCGGCCCGTTGCCGTCCGCCGCACAGCAGCGGCTGGACGGTGCGGCGCTGGTGGTCGGCGGGCGCCGGCACCTGCAGGAGGTCCGGCTGCCTGAGGGGGTGCCGACGGTCGTTCTGCGCGACGACCCGGTCGGCGCGCTGCAGGCGGCGGCCGCCGAACCGGGTGACGTCGTGGTCCTCGCCTCCGGCGATCCCGGGTTCTTCGGCGTCGTGCGCGCAGTGCGCCGGGCGGTGCAGGCGCGGGCGGTGGAGGCGCGGGCGGTCGAGGCGCTGGCGGTCGAGGTGGCGCCGGTCGAGGCGCGGGCGGTGGAGGCGCGGGCGGTCGAGGCGCTGCCGGTCGAGGTGGCGCCGGTGGAGGTGCTGCCGGCGCTGAGCAGCGTCGCCGTCGCCTTCGGCCGGGCCGGCGTCGAGTGGGACGACGCGGTCGTGGTGTCCGCCCACGGGCGCGACCCGCGCGAGGCGCTCGCGGTGGCGCGGTCTCAGCCGAAGGTCGCCGTGCTCACCGACCGGTCCTGTGGCCCGGCGCAGGTCGGTGCGGCGCTGGCCGGTCGTACCGACCGGGTGCTCGTCGTCGGGGAGCGTCTCGGGCTGCCCGGGGAGCGGGTGGTGCGGCTGACACCCGAGCAGGCCGCCGCGATGGCCTGGGAGGACCCGAACATCGTGCTCGTCCTGCCCGCGGAGGACCTGGGTCCCGGGTCGCGGGTGACCGTCGCCGGCCACCGCGGGCCGCAGGGCTGGGCGCTGCCGGTGGAGGCGTTCGCGCACCGGAACTCGATGATCAGCAAGCCGGAGGTGCGGGCGCTCGCTCTCGCCCGGCTGGGCCCGCGGCTGGGCGACGTGGTGTGGGACGTCGGCGCCGGCAGCGGAGCAGTCGGGATCGAGTGCGCCCGCTTCGGCGCCGACGTGCACGCCGTCGAGCCGCAGGCGGAGGACGCGCAGCGGGTCCGCGACAACGCCGCGGCGCACGGCGTGCACGTGCACGTGGTGCACGGCGCCGCCCCGCAGGCCCTCGACCGGCTGCCCGACCCTGACGCGGTGCTCGTCGGCGGCGGCGGCCCGGCGGTGGTCGCGGCGTGCGCCGCCCGCCGGCCCGCGCGGCTGGTGGTGCTGCTGGCCACCCTGGAGCTGGTGGCGCCCTCGGTCGCCGCGCTGGAGGCGTACGACGTGGACACTGTGCTGCTGCAGACCTGCCGGCTCACGCCCCTGGCGGTCGGCTCGAGGCTGGCGCCGGCCAACCCGGTCTTCGTCCTGTCCGGGGTGCGGCGGTCCGGGAGCCACGACGTGCACCTCGACGTGCAGACGGCCCGCTCCCCGCTCGAGAGCCCGCTCGGGCCCGAGGTGCATGTCCTGGCTCCCACCACGCCGCGGCAGGAGGCACCGTCGCGGGAGCCGCGGCAGGAGGCGCCGTCGCGGGAGGCGCGGCAGGAGGCACCGCGGCAGGAGGCACCGCGGCAGGGGACGCCATGA
- a CDS encoding cobyric acid synthase, whose translation MTRGALLVAGTTSDAGKSVLTAGLCRWLARQGVRVAPFKAQNMSLNSAVTLDGAEIGRAQAMQAAAAGIEPEAAMNPVLLKPGSDQSSQVVVLGRPWAEVSALSYREHKAALLEISLDCLADLRRRYDVVVCEGAGSPAEINLRTTDIANLGLARAAQLPVLVVGDINPGGVFAALFGTLALLSPQDQALVCGFVVNKFRGDVRLLEPGLEMLQRLTGRRTFGVLPWTEGLELDVEDSLGLSVPVAPLPPAGRDVLRVSVVRFPRLSNWTDVDALRSEPGVLVRFATTAEELADADLVVLPGSRATVADLAWLRGRGLDRVLMDRAAKELPVLGICGGYQMLGRTVEDDVESRAGTVDGLGLLPVRTVFGSGKVLARPTGSYAGHPVTTAYEIHHGVLTADGGEDFPGGCRVGGVAGTVWHGALESDGLRRALLAEVAAATGRDWSPGTGSFAAVRQARLDALGDLVADHLDTAAVLRLLEHGAPAGLPFVPPGAPAVQPKTTVRLP comes from the coding sequence ATGACCCGCGGCGCCCTGCTGGTCGCCGGCACCACCTCCGACGCGGGCAAGTCGGTGCTGACCGCAGGGCTGTGCCGCTGGCTGGCCCGGCAGGGCGTGCGGGTGGCGCCGTTCAAGGCGCAGAACATGTCGCTCAACTCCGCCGTGACGCTGGACGGTGCCGAGATCGGACGGGCCCAGGCGATGCAGGCCGCGGCCGCCGGCATCGAGCCGGAGGCCGCCATGAACCCGGTGCTGCTCAAGCCGGGCAGCGATCAGAGCTCGCAGGTCGTGGTCCTCGGGCGGCCGTGGGCGGAGGTCTCCGCACTGTCCTACCGCGAGCACAAGGCCGCGCTGCTGGAGATCTCGCTGGACTGCCTGGCCGACCTGCGCCGGCGCTACGACGTGGTGGTCTGCGAGGGCGCCGGCTCACCGGCAGAGATCAACCTGCGGACCACCGACATCGCCAACCTCGGCCTGGCCCGCGCCGCGCAACTACCGGTCCTGGTGGTCGGCGACATCAACCCCGGCGGCGTGTTCGCGGCGTTGTTCGGCACCCTCGCGCTGCTCTCGCCGCAGGACCAGGCGCTGGTCTGCGGCTTCGTGGTGAACAAGTTCCGCGGCGACGTGCGGCTGCTCGAACCGGGGCTGGAGATGCTGCAGCGGCTGACCGGCCGGCGGACGTTCGGCGTGCTGCCGTGGACCGAGGGCCTGGAGCTCGACGTCGAGGACTCCCTGGGGCTGAGCGTGCCGGTCGCCCCGCTCCCGCCGGCCGGCCGGGACGTCCTGCGGGTCTCGGTGGTGCGCTTCCCGAGGCTGTCCAACTGGACCGATGTCGACGCGCTGCGCAGCGAGCCCGGGGTGCTGGTCCGCTTCGCGACCACGGCCGAGGAGTTGGCGGACGCCGATCTGGTGGTGCTGCCCGGCAGCCGGGCCACCGTCGCCGACCTGGCCTGGCTGCGGGGGCGCGGCCTGGACCGGGTGCTGATGGACCGGGCGGCCAAGGAGCTCCCTGTCCTGGGCATCTGCGGCGGCTACCAGATGCTCGGCCGCACCGTCGAGGACGACGTGGAGTCCCGCGCCGGGACGGTCGACGGCCTCGGGCTGCTGCCGGTGCGCACCGTCTTCGGCTCCGGGAAGGTCCTGGCCCGCCCCACCGGTTCCTACGCCGGGCACCCGGTGACGACGGCGTACGAGATCCACCACGGCGTGCTGACGGCCGACGGCGGGGAGGACTTCCCCGGCGGCTGCCGCGTCGGCGGCGTCGCCGGCACCGTCTGGCACGGCGCGCTGGAGAGCGACGGCCTGCGCCGGGCACTGCTGGCGGAGGTCGCCGCCGCGACCGGCCGCGACTGGAGCCCGGGGACCGGGTCGTTCGCGGCGGTCCGCCAGGCGCGGCTGGACGCGCTCGGCGACCTGGTCGCCGACCACCTCGACACCGCCGCCGTCCTGCGGCTGCTCGAGCACGGTGCGCCCGCCGGTCTGCCCTTCGTGCCGCCCGGTGCCCCTGCTGTTCAGCCGAAGACGACGGTCCGGTTGCCGTAG
- a CDS encoding cobyrinate a,c-diamide synthase, protein MSLPRLVVAAPSSGAGKTTVATGLMAALASRGLRVSPHKIGPDYIDPGYHALATGRPGRNLDPVLVGEQRIRPLLLHGAAGCDVAVVEGVMGLFDGRAATTTGSTAHVAGLIGSPVVLVVDAASMSRSIAALVHGFRTYDPAVRLTGVVLNRVGSDRHEALLREALEGVVPVLGVLRRDDAVATPSRHLGLVPAAERAPEAVASVRRLGELCARSLDLDALLALARSAPDLADEPWSPPAAAPARRPVLAVAGGPAFTFSYAETPELLTAAGADVVVVDPLRDEQLPEGAAGLVIGGGFPEIYAEQLSANAPLRQAVSDLARRGAPIAAECAGLLYLCAELDGRPMCGVLPASGAMTPRLTLGYQETKAAGASWMPAGPVTGHEFHRTTVQGSGTPAWENGEGFVQDGVHASYLHLHWAGVPEAAAGFVAAAEGAAACA, encoded by the coding sequence GTGAGCCTGCCGCGGCTGGTCGTCGCGGCGCCGTCCTCCGGCGCCGGCAAGACCACCGTGGCCACCGGGCTGATGGCGGCACTCGCGTCGCGTGGCCTGCGGGTCTCGCCGCACAAAATCGGCCCAGACTACATCGACCCCGGCTACCACGCCCTCGCGACCGGCCGGCCGGGCCGCAACCTGGACCCGGTGCTCGTCGGCGAGCAGCGGATCCGGCCGCTGCTGCTGCACGGCGCGGCCGGCTGCGACGTGGCGGTCGTCGAGGGCGTCATGGGGCTGTTCGACGGCCGCGCCGCCACGACGACCGGCTCCACCGCCCACGTGGCCGGCCTGATCGGCTCGCCCGTGGTGCTGGTCGTGGACGCCGCCTCGATGTCGCGCTCGATCGCCGCCCTCGTGCACGGATTCCGGACCTACGACCCGGCGGTCCGGCTCACCGGCGTCGTTCTCAACCGGGTCGGCAGCGACCGGCACGAGGCCCTGCTGCGCGAGGCGCTCGAGGGCGTCGTGCCGGTGCTCGGCGTGCTGCGTCGCGACGACGCGGTGGCCACGCCCAGCCGCCACCTCGGGCTGGTGCCGGCCGCCGAGCGTGCCCCCGAGGCGGTGGCCAGTGTGCGGCGGCTCGGCGAGCTGTGCGCCCGCAGCCTCGACCTGGACGCGCTGCTCGCCCTCGCGCGCTCCGCTCCGGACCTGGCCGACGAGCCGTGGTCGCCGCCGGCCGCGGCGCCCGCCCGCCGACCGGTCCTCGCCGTGGCCGGCGGACCGGCGTTCACCTTCTCCTACGCCGAGACGCCGGAGCTGCTGACGGCCGCAGGCGCGGACGTCGTGGTGGTCGACCCGTTGCGCGACGAGCAGCTGCCCGAGGGCGCGGCCGGCCTGGTCATCGGCGGGGGTTTCCCCGAGATCTACGCCGAGCAGCTGTCCGCCAATGCTCCTCTGCGGCAGGCTGTTTCCGATCTGGCACGACGGGGGGCGCCGATCGCCGCGGAGTGCGCCGGCCTGCTCTACCTGTGTGCGGAGCTCGACGGACGGCCGATGTGCGGCGTCCTGCCGGCCTCCGGGGCGATGACGCCGCGGCTGACCCTGGGCTACCAGGAGACCAAGGCCGCGGGCGCGAGTTGGATGCCGGCCGGCCCGGTGACCGGCCATGAGTTCCACCGCACGACCGTGCAGGGCAGCGGCACCCCCGCGTGGGAGAACGGCGAGGGGTTCGTGCAGGACGGCGTGCACGCCTCCTACCTGCACCTGCACTGGGCCGGTGTGCCCGAGGCGGCGGCCGGCTTCGTCGCGGCGGCGGAGGGGGCAGCGGCATGCGCCTGA
- the cobI gene encoding precorrin-2 C(20)-methyltransferase, with product MRLIGVGVGPGDPELVTVKGVRVLQEADLVVVPVMDSGEQGRAEATVRAHVSHDRLRRLVFALDDRGGASADRLSAWEAAADAVAAQLRGTGGTVAFATIGDPNVYSTFTYLADAVRERVPAVQVSTVPGITAMQDLAARSGTVLCEGAESLALLPLTAGIEQFEQALTHFDSVVAYKGGRHMPALLEVLRRHDRLDGAVYGASLGLADQVVAPAVEAPAGAPYLSTVIVPARRTTRGGKL from the coding sequence ATGCGCCTGATCGGTGTCGGTGTCGGACCGGGCGACCCGGAGCTGGTCACGGTGAAGGGCGTCCGGGTCCTGCAGGAGGCCGACCTGGTCGTCGTGCCGGTGATGGACTCCGGCGAGCAGGGTCGCGCCGAGGCGACGGTGCGCGCGCACGTGTCGCACGACCGGTTGCGCCGGCTGGTCTTTGCCCTGGACGACCGCGGCGGCGCCAGCGCGGACCGGCTGTCGGCCTGGGAGGCCGCGGCCGACGCCGTCGCCGCGCAGCTGCGTGGGACAGGCGGCACGGTCGCCTTCGCGACGATCGGTGACCCGAACGTCTACAGCACCTTCACCTACCTGGCCGACGCGGTGCGCGAGCGGGTGCCGGCGGTGCAGGTGTCGACGGTGCCCGGCATCACCGCGATGCAGGACCTGGCGGCCCGGTCGGGCACCGTCCTGTGCGAGGGCGCCGAGTCGCTCGCCCTGCTGCCCCTGACCGCCGGCATCGAGCAGTTCGAGCAGGCGCTGACCCACTTCGACTCGGTCGTGGCCTACAAGGGCGGCCGGCACATGCCGGCGCTGCTCGAGGTGCTGCGGCGGCACGACCGACTCGACGGTGCGGTGTACGGCGCCTCGCTCGGGCTGGCCGACCAGGTCGTGGCTCCGGCCGTCGAGGCACCGGCGGGCGCGCCGTACCTCTCGACGGTGATCGTGCCGGCCCGCCGCACGACCCGGGGAGGCAAGCTGTGA
- the cobO gene encoding cob(I)yrinic acid a,c-diamide adenosyltransferase, with amino-acid sequence MPQGVPENVPDDGLTTRQRRNRALLVVHTGEMKGKSTAAFGLALRAWNQGWPIGVFQFVKSAKWKVGEETALRVLGESGQGGTVAWHKMGEGWSWTRKSGTDSDHAANALEGWRQVQRDLTAETYRFYVLDEFTYPMTWGWVDVDEVVRTLRDRPGNQHVVVTGRDAHPALVEAADLVMSTTKVKHPMDAGQKGQRGIEW; translated from the coding sequence ATGCCGCAGGGCGTGCCGGAGAACGTGCCGGACGACGGGCTGACCACCCGCCAGCGGCGTAACCGCGCGCTGCTCGTCGTGCACACCGGCGAGATGAAGGGCAAGTCCACCGCCGCCTTCGGTCTGGCGCTGCGCGCCTGGAACCAGGGCTGGCCGATCGGGGTCTTCCAGTTCGTCAAGAGCGCGAAGTGGAAGGTGGGCGAGGAGACCGCACTGCGCGTCCTCGGCGAGAGCGGCCAGGGCGGCACGGTGGCCTGGCACAAGATGGGCGAGGGCTGGTCCTGGACCCGCAAGTCCGGCACCGACTCCGACCACGCCGCGAACGCGCTCGAGGGCTGGCGGCAGGTGCAGCGCGACCTGACGGCCGAGACCTACCGCTTCTACGTACTCGACGAGTTCACCTACCCGATGACGTGGGGCTGGGTCGACGTGGACGAGGTCGTACGGACGCTGCGCGACCGCCCAGGCAACCAGCACGTCGTCGTCACCGGCCGCGACGCGCACCCGGCGCTGGTCGAGGCCGCCGACCTCGTCATGTCGACCACGAAGGTCAAGCACCCGATGGACGCCGGCCAGAAGGGCCAGCGGGGGATCGAGTGGTGA
- the cobM gene encoding precorrin-4 C(11)-methyltransferase, with protein MIGRVCFVGAGPGAADLLTLRAAQRIGEADIVIWAASLVHEDVLQHARPDALVVNSAEHSLEGIRGHYERAARDGLLVARIHSGDPALWGGTQEQHELCTALGLETEVIPGVSSFSAVAAVVQRELTIPEVAQSVVLTRLEGGKTPMPSGESVRAFAEHGTTMALFLSAARTRQLQDELLAAGSYDEDTPCVVGYAVTWPDELVFECRLGELAAKVREHKLYKHTLVLVGPALASGGTRSHLYHPGHFHEHRKVEDQARRAQLRARDEGLRAAVPATRTP; from the coding sequence GTGATCGGCCGGGTGTGCTTCGTCGGCGCCGGCCCGGGCGCCGCCGACCTGCTGACCCTGCGCGCCGCCCAGCGCATCGGCGAGGCCGACATCGTCATCTGGGCAGCATCTCTCGTGCACGAGGACGTGCTGCAGCACGCCCGGCCCGACGCCCTCGTCGTCAACAGCGCGGAGCACTCGCTGGAGGGCATCCGCGGGCACTACGAGCGCGCCGCGCGGGACGGGCTGCTGGTCGCCCGGATCCACTCCGGCGACCCGGCGCTGTGGGGCGGGACGCAGGAGCAGCACGAGCTGTGCACCGCGCTCGGGCTGGAGACCGAGGTGATCCCGGGCGTGAGCAGCTTCAGCGCCGTGGCGGCCGTCGTGCAGCGCGAGCTGACCATCCCCGAGGTCGCCCAGTCGGTCGTACTGACCCGGCTCGAGGGCGGCAAGACGCCGATGCCGTCGGGGGAGTCGGTTCGCGCCTTCGCCGAGCACGGCACGACGATGGCGCTGTTCCTGTCGGCGGCTCGGACCAGGCAGCTGCAGGACGAGCTGCTGGCGGCGGGCAGCTACGACGAGGACACCCCCTGCGTGGTGGGCTACGCGGTCACCTGGCCGGACGAGCTCGTCTTCGAGTGCCGGCTGGGCGAGCTGGCGGCGAAAGTGCGGGAGCACAAGCTCTACAAGCACACCCTGGTGCTGGTCGGGCCGGCGCTGGCCTCGGGGGGCACCCGGTCGCACCTCTACCACCCGGGGCACTTCCACGAGCACCGCAAGGTCGAGGACCAGGCTCGGCGGGCCCAGCTCCGGGCGCGGGACGAGGGGCTCCGGGCCGCCGTGCCGGCCACCAGAACGCCGTGA
- a CDS encoding cobalt-precorrin-5B (C(1))-methyltransferase — translation MTDPELREPDLPRTAKVRTGPLRSGWTTGTCSAAAAKAAATALLTQQVQRSVEVDLPDARVIPFAVERCDVSADGAEAVVVKDAGDDPDVTHGAHLTATVRWAAAPGLQLDGGVGVGVVTKPGLGLEVGGPAINPVPRQMIRHNVGAVVDLEVRGVHVVISVPDGEKRAKKTTNARLGILGGISILGTTGVVRPFSTESWRASVVQAVSVMAAQGEPTLVLATGGRTEKAAMRMLPDLPEVCFVEVGDFTGAALRQAVEHGLSEVVFVGMAGKLTKLASGVLMTHYTKSRVDTSVLVEVTREAGGDDALADGVRGANTARHAYEQWEAAGLLRPAGDLLCARVAAVLTRFSGLPARVAMVDPAGAGIVAATENAWVTG, via the coding sequence GTGACCGACCCGGAGCTGCGCGAGCCGGACCTGCCGCGGACGGCGAAGGTGCGCACCGGCCCGCTGCGCAGCGGCTGGACGACCGGGACCTGCAGCGCGGCCGCCGCCAAGGCCGCGGCCACCGCGCTGCTGACGCAGCAGGTCCAGCGCTCGGTGGAGGTGGACCTACCGGACGCGCGGGTCATCCCGTTCGCCGTGGAGCGCTGCGACGTCTCCGCCGACGGCGCCGAGGCGGTCGTCGTCAAGGATGCCGGCGACGACCCGGACGTCACCCACGGTGCGCACCTGACCGCCACCGTGCGGTGGGCGGCAGCGCCCGGGCTGCAGCTCGACGGTGGCGTGGGTGTCGGCGTCGTCACCAAGCCCGGGTTGGGCCTCGAGGTCGGTGGACCGGCCATCAACCCGGTCCCGCGCCAGATGATCCGCCACAACGTGGGTGCGGTCGTGGATCTGGAGGTACGCGGGGTGCACGTCGTGATCAGCGTGCCCGACGGGGAGAAGCGCGCGAAGAAGACGACCAACGCCCGGCTCGGGATCCTCGGCGGCATCAGCATCCTCGGGACCACCGGCGTCGTACGCCCCTTCTCCACCGAGTCGTGGCGCGCCTCGGTGGTGCAGGCGGTCTCGGTGATGGCAGCACAGGGCGAGCCGACGCTGGTGCTGGCGACCGGCGGGCGCACCGAGAAGGCGGCGATGCGGATGCTGCCGGACCTGCCGGAGGTCTGCTTCGTCGAGGTCGGCGACTTTACCGGCGCCGCGCTGCGCCAGGCCGTCGAGCACGGCCTGTCCGAAGTGGTGTTCGTCGGGATGGCCGGCAAGCTGACCAAGCTGGCGAGCGGGGTGCTGATGACCCACTACACCAAGAGCCGGGTCGACACCTCGGTGCTCGTCGAGGTGACCCGCGAGGCCGGCGGCGACGACGCGCTGGCCGACGGGGTGCGCGGTGCGAACACCGCGCGGCACGCCTACGAGCAGTGGGAGGCGGCCGGGCTGCTGCGGCCGGCGGGCGATCTGCTCTGCGCCCGGGTGGCGGCCGTGCTCACCCGCTTCAGCGGCCTGCCGGCGCGCGTCGCGATGGTCGACCCGGCCGGAGCCGGCATCGTTGCCGCGACCGAGAATGCTTGGGTGACAGGGTGA
- the purU gene encoding formyltetrahydrofolate deformylase gives MTTADPLPTTFVPRHTPPGRRTAVLLLTCPDTRGIVAAVADFLARHGANIVEVDQHTDHHDDVFFQRVEFELEGFDLQPEEVLPAFREVSERFSMECELQLPEHVTRIAVLASRQPHCLLDLLARWWTGELHAELAFVASNHPDHAEACAFFGVPFHHLPVGPGGKAAQEGRLLELLEQADVELIVLARYMQVLSEDLVARYPHAIINIHHSLLPAFVGAQPYRQAYERGVKVIGATAHYATAELDQGPILAQDVARVTHRDSVEDLVARGRDLEALVLARAVRLHLAAKVLVYGNRTVVFG, from the coding sequence ATGACGACCGCCGACCCGCTCCCGACGACGTTCGTGCCGCGGCACACCCCGCCGGGCCGCCGGACCGCGGTGCTTCTCCTGACCTGCCCCGACACCCGCGGCATCGTGGCTGCCGTCGCCGACTTCCTGGCCCGGCACGGCGCGAACATCGTGGAGGTGGACCAGCACACCGACCACCATGACGACGTCTTCTTCCAGCGGGTGGAATTCGAGCTCGAGGGATTCGACCTGCAACCGGAGGAGGTGCTGCCGGCGTTCCGGGAGGTCAGCGAGCGGTTCTCGATGGAGTGCGAGTTGCAGCTGCCCGAGCACGTGACGCGCATCGCGGTACTGGCCTCCCGGCAGCCGCACTGCCTGCTCGACCTGCTCGCCCGCTGGTGGACCGGAGAGCTGCACGCGGAGCTCGCCTTCGTCGCCAGCAACCACCCCGACCACGCCGAGGCCTGCGCGTTCTTCGGGGTCCCCTTCCACCACCTGCCGGTCGGTCCCGGCGGCAAGGCCGCGCAGGAGGGCCGGCTGCTCGAGCTGCTGGAGCAGGCGGACGTCGAGCTGATCGTGCTGGCGCGCTACATGCAGGTGCTCAGCGAGGACCTGGTGGCGCGCTACCCGCACGCGATCATCAACATCCACCACTCGCTGCTGCCGGCCTTCGTCGGCGCCCAGCCCTACCGGCAGGCGTACGAGCGGGGGGTCAAGGTGATCGGCGCGACGGCGCACTACGCGACGGCCGAGCTCGACCAGGGTCCGATCCTCGCGCAGGACGTGGCGCGGGTCACCCACCGCGACTCGGTGGAGGACCTGGTCGCCCGAGGCCGCGACCTGGAGGCGCTGGTGCTGGCCCGTGCGGTGCGGCTGCACCTGGCTGCGAAGGTGCTCGTCTACGGCAACCGGACCGTCGTCTTCGGCTGA
- a CDS encoding putative cobaltochelatase produces MSAPPYPFTAVVGLDDLRLALVVNAVSPAVGGVLVRGEKGTAKSTVVRALAALLPAVAVAEGCRFSCDPALPDPACPDLERHACAVTRPARLVELPVGASEDRLVGSLDLEKVLTTGISAYEPGLLASAHRGVLYVDEVNLLHDHLVDLLLDAAALGTSYVEREGVSVRHAARFLLVGTMNPEEGELRPQLLDRFGLTVEVAATRDPVERADVVRRRLAYEADPAAFAAAYADSDATLAAQIAAARERLPRVVLGDQALREVTTVCAAFDVDGLRADLVTAKAAVALAAWAGRDEVTTEDVRTAARLALPHRRRRTPFEAPGLDEQQLDDALSSVEPEDEGSGTSGDGPSDGGPSDGGPSGGGAPPPVDPAADSATDPAAASDRPEAGAPGSSDAPRPGEQEQPAAAAGPAFDPVLLSVPGVNRRAGASGRRSRTQGGSGRLTGARLPAGRLESLHLTATLRAAAPHQRPRGRSGDGVLLRASDLREAVREGREGNLVLFVVDASGSMAARSRMSAVKGAVLSLLTDAYQRRDKVALVSFRGATADLVLPPTSSVDAAAACLQSLPTGGRTPVSQGLLRAAEVLRVEQVRDRARRALVVVVTDGRHTSGPSPELAAAHLARSGAACVVVDCESGPVRLGLAATLGEQLGGVALRLEELSADSLTRVVKAVA; encoded by the coding sequence GTGAGCGCGCCCCCGTACCCCTTCACCGCCGTCGTCGGCCTCGACGACCTGCGGCTCGCGCTCGTCGTCAACGCCGTCTCTCCCGCCGTCGGGGGGGTGCTCGTGCGCGGTGAGAAGGGAACCGCGAAGTCCACCGTGGTGCGCGCGCTGGCGGCGCTGCTGCCGGCCGTCGCGGTGGCCGAGGGCTGCCGCTTCTCCTGCGACCCGGCGCTGCCGGACCCGGCCTGCCCGGACCTGGAGCGGCACGCCTGCGCGGTCACCCGCCCGGCCCGCCTCGTCGAGCTGCCGGTGGGTGCGTCGGAGGACCGTCTGGTCGGGTCGCTGGACCTCGAGAAGGTTCTGACCACAGGGATCTCGGCGTACGAGCCGGGGCTGCTCGCCTCGGCGCACCGCGGGGTGCTCTACGTCGACGAGGTCAACCTGCTGCACGACCACCTGGTCGACCTGCTGCTCGACGCCGCGGCGCTGGGCACCTCCTACGTCGAGCGGGAGGGCGTGTCGGTGCGGCACGCCGCACGCTTCCTGCTGGTCGGCACGATGAATCCCGAGGAGGGTGAGCTGCGTCCGCAGCTGCTCGACCGCTTCGGGCTCACCGTCGAGGTCGCCGCCACGCGGGACCCGGTCGAGCGCGCCGACGTCGTCCGGCGCCGCCTGGCCTACGAGGCCGATCCCGCGGCCTTCGCGGCGGCGTACGCCGACTCGGACGCGACGCTGGCCGCGCAGATCGCCGCCGCCCGCGAGCGGCTGCCGCGGGTGGTGCTGGGCGACCAGGCGTTGCGGGAGGTCACCACCGTCTGCGCCGCCTTCGACGTCGACGGCCTGCGCGCCGACCTGGTGACGGCCAAGGCCGCAGTGGCGCTGGCCGCGTGGGCCGGCCGCGACGAGGTGACGACCGAGGACGTGCGGACCGCGGCCCGGCTCGCGCTGCCGCACCGGCGACGGCGCACCCCCTTCGAGGCGCCCGGTCTGGACGAGCAGCAGCTCGACGACGCGCTGTCCTCGGTCGAGCCCGAGGACGAGGGCAGCGGCACGTCCGGCGACGGCCCGTCGGACGGCGGCCCGTCCGACGGCGGCCCGTCCGGTGGCGGCGCGCCACCCCCGGTCGACCCCGCCGCCGACTCCGCCACCGACCCGGCCGCTGCGTCCGACCGACCCGAGGCTGGGGCGCCCGGTTCGTCGGACGCACCGCGGCCGGGGGAGCAGGAGCAGCCGGCCGCCGCGGCCGGCCCCGCCTTCGACCCGGTGCTGCTGTCGGTGCCCGGGGTCAACCGGCGCGCCGGCGCCTCCGGCCGCCGGTCCCGCACACAGGGGGGCAGCGGCCGGCTCACCGGCGCCCGGCTGCCCGCCGGCCGGCTGGAGTCGCTGCACCTGACCGCCACGCTGCGCGCCGCCGCTCCGCACCAGCGGCCCCGGGGCCGCTCCGGCGACGGCGTGCTGCTACGGGCGAGCGACCTGCGCGAGGCGGTCCGCGAGGGCCGCGAGGGCAACCTGGTGCTGTTCGTCGTGGACGCCTCCGGCTCGATGGCGGCGCGTTCGCGGATGAGTGCCGTGAAAGGGGCGGTGCTGAGCCTGCTCACCGATGCCTACCAGCGCCGCGACAAGGTCGCGCTGGTCAGCTTCCGTGGCGCCACGGCCGACCTCGTGCTCCCGCCGACCAGCAGCGTGGACGCCGCCGCCGCATGCCTGCAGTCCCTGCCGACCGGTGGCCGCACGCCGGTGTCCCAGGGGCTGCTGCGTGCGGCGGAGGTGCTCCGGGTGGAGCAGGTGCGCGATCGCGCGCGCCGGGCGCTGGTGGTGGTCGTCACCGACGGCCGGCACACCAGCGGGCCGTCGCCCGAGCTCGCCGCCGCGCACCTGGCCCGCAGCGGGGCGGCCTGCGTCGTCGTCGACTGCGAGAGCGGTCCGGTCCGGCTCGGCCTGGCCGCCACCCTCGGCGAGCAGCTCGGCGGCGTCGCGCTGCGGCTCGAGGAGCTGAGCGCCGACAGCCTCACCCGGGTCGTGAAGGCAGTGGCGTAG